The proteins below come from a single Oerskovia jenensis genomic window:
- a CDS encoding UvrD-helicase domain-containing protein, giving the protein MSAESLFDDVALGAVGLPSGAGAAAGTHGLPEPRFSAVRIAEMLGRPRPTDEQVAVIEAPLAPLLVVAGAGSGKTETMAARVVWLIANEWVAKEAVLGLTFTRKAAGELAERVQSRLVQLDRALGKDGAALSMLDRPAISTYNSYAASLVGDHALRIGIEPGARLLSEASQWQLAAEVVESWAGDLQTEAAFSTVVGAVLSLSGALSEHLLSPDEARAGITGIVDTILATPLGGKRTEHYAEVKRLLGSLGERHRLLDVVETYRERKRTSDSLDFGDQVAIAARLARDVPAVGAGERARYGVVLLDEYQDTSYAQVELLCALFGGHPVTAVGDPNQSIYGWRGASASGLARFPERFRATGPGSTGAPADVQYLSTSWRNDRAVLAAANVTAAPLREGATRVPVPQLDERPGAGRGVVTGVYAATLEEEAAAVADFVAERWRPRTRRQERVTAAVLCRARSQFLAMEVALRAKGLPVEVVGLGGLLSTPEVVDLVALLEVAHDPSRGDSLMRVLTGPRLNLGAADLHALSSWAADLARRDAARRPSSLDAPGAAGDGGPDAGASAGPSGADTAGEAELPGVAADGTLTVVEGDVVDHRSIVDALDDLPGPGHAARDGRVLTGAGHARLSALAKVLRDLRGQTYLSLPELVTQAERALGLDIEVATAATLAAGGFGEEVGDRGRAHLDAFRDVAATFSQSADLPTLGAFLAWLGTAGSQERGLDLPVREPDPDAVQIITVHASKGLEWDVVAVPGMVDGIFPNTAVGDKGPTDSGWFTGLGNLPYPLRGDAEDLPVFGYEVAEDAKDLDGRRKEFLAASGEHQVDEERRLAYVAFTRARAELLLAGSWWRDATKPRTPSPFLVELAEAGIISDADWAGIPDKDESNPRDELVHEALWPRAERGASGADAVGPPDDAVATGPDGAGPRARELVRAAADRVRAQIDARVSRAGDGWVSEGRVPLLDASGTDLRELARILLEERDRRDARSSEITFPAHISASGLVRLAADRDEYALHLRRPVPAQPTVHARRGTQFHLWAEQYFTSSSLLDVDDLPGADDEDISPDLDLDALQQTFLASEWAGRTPLAVEVDVETPVGGIMFRSRIDAVFPEGPEHAGGATDAVVVVDWKTGKAPRDAEARRTREVQLAVYRLAWSRWSGLPVDKVNAAFYYLGSDETVRPERLLDADELEALVAGSGA; this is encoded by the coding sequence ATGAGCGCCGAGTCGCTGTTCGACGACGTCGCCCTCGGGGCGGTCGGGCTGCCCTCCGGGGCGGGCGCCGCGGCGGGCACCCACGGGCTGCCCGAGCCGCGTTTCTCCGCGGTGCGGATCGCCGAGATGCTGGGGCGTCCGCGACCCACCGACGAGCAGGTCGCCGTGATCGAGGCGCCCCTCGCGCCGCTGCTCGTCGTGGCCGGTGCCGGGTCGGGCAAGACCGAGACCATGGCCGCGCGCGTCGTGTGGCTCATCGCGAACGAGTGGGTCGCCAAGGAGGCCGTGCTCGGGCTGACCTTCACGCGCAAGGCCGCGGGCGAGCTCGCCGAGCGTGTCCAGTCCCGCCTCGTGCAGCTCGACCGGGCGCTGGGCAAGGACGGCGCCGCGCTGTCGATGCTGGACCGTCCCGCGATCTCGACGTACAACTCGTACGCGGCCTCGCTCGTGGGGGACCACGCGCTGCGCATCGGCATCGAGCCCGGCGCCCGGTTGCTCTCGGAGGCGAGCCAGTGGCAGCTCGCGGCGGAGGTCGTCGAGAGCTGGGCGGGGGACCTCCAGACCGAGGCCGCGTTCTCGACGGTCGTCGGCGCCGTACTGTCGCTGTCCGGTGCGCTGAGCGAGCACCTGCTGAGCCCCGACGAGGCACGCGCGGGCATCACGGGCATCGTCGACACCATCCTGGCGACGCCGCTCGGTGGCAAGCGCACCGAGCACTACGCCGAGGTCAAGCGGCTTCTCGGCTCGCTCGGGGAACGCCACCGGCTGCTCGACGTCGTCGAGACGTACCGGGAGCGCAAACGGACGTCGGACTCGCTCGACTTCGGGGACCAGGTCGCGATCGCGGCCCGCCTCGCGCGGGACGTCCCTGCGGTCGGGGCGGGGGAGCGAGCCCGGTACGGCGTGGTGCTGCTCGACGAGTACCAGGACACGTCGTACGCGCAGGTCGAGCTCCTGTGCGCGCTGTTCGGCGGGCACCCCGTCACGGCCGTGGGCGACCCGAACCAGTCGATCTACGGGTGGCGCGGCGCGAGCGCGTCGGGGCTGGCACGGTTCCCCGAGCGGTTCCGCGCGACGGGACCGGGCAGCACGGGCGCGCCCGCGGACGTGCAGTACCTCAGCACGTCCTGGCGCAACGACCGGGCCGTCCTGGCCGCGGCCAACGTCACGGCCGCGCCGCTGCGCGAGGGCGCCACGCGCGTGCCCGTGCCGCAGCTCGACGAGCGGCCCGGTGCGGGCCGCGGCGTCGTGACCGGGGTCTACGCGGCGACGCTCGAGGAGGAGGCCGCCGCGGTAGCGGACTTCGTCGCCGAACGGTGGCGTCCGCGCACGCGCCGCCAGGAACGCGTGACCGCCGCGGTGCTGTGCCGCGCTCGCTCGCAGTTCCTCGCGATGGAGGTCGCGCTGCGCGCCAAGGGGTTGCCGGTCGAGGTCGTGGGCCTGGGCGGCCTGCTCTCGACGCCCGAGGTCGTGGACCTCGTCGCGCTCCTGGAGGTCGCGCACGACCCGTCGCGCGGCGACTCGCTCATGCGCGTCCTCACGGGTCCGCGCCTCAACCTGGGTGCCGCGGACCTGCACGCGCTCAGCAGCTGGGCGGCGGACCTGGCGCGCCGGGACGCGGCGCGCCGCCCGTCGTCGCTGGACGCGCCGGGCGCGGCGGGTGACGGCGGCCCCGACGCCGGAGCCTCCGCCGGTCCGTCGGGTGCGGACACTGCGGGCGAGGCGGAGCTTCCCGGTGTCGCCGCGGACGGGACGCTCACCGTGGTCGAGGGTGACGTGGTCGACCACCGGTCGATCGTCGACGCGCTCGACGACCTGCCCGGCCCCGGGCACGCCGCTCGGGACGGGCGCGTGCTGACCGGGGCGGGGCACGCGCGGCTGAGCGCGCTCGCGAAGGTCCTGCGCGACCTGCGCGGGCAGACGTACCTGTCGTTGCCCGAGCTCGTGACGCAGGCCGAGCGTGCGCTGGGCCTCGACATCGAGGTCGCGACCGCTGCGACGCTCGCGGCGGGCGGGTTCGGCGAGGAGGTCGGCGACCGGGGGCGCGCGCACCTCGACGCGTTCCGGGACGTCGCGGCGACGTTCTCGCAGTCCGCGGACCTGCCGACTCTCGGCGCGTTCCTCGCGTGGCTCGGCACGGCCGGCTCGCAGGAGCGGGGCCTCGACCTGCCCGTGCGCGAACCCGACCCGGACGCGGTGCAGATCATCACGGTGCACGCCTCCAAGGGGCTGGAGTGGGACGTCGTCGCGGTGCCCGGCATGGTCGACGGGATCTTCCCCAACACGGCCGTGGGCGACAAGGGGCCGACGGACAGTGGCTGGTTCACGGGCCTGGGCAACCTCCCGTACCCGTTGCGCGGCGACGCCGAGGACCTGCCCGTCTTCGGCTACGAGGTCGCCGAGGACGCCAAGGACCTCGACGGCCGTCGCAAGGAGTTCCTCGCGGCGAGCGGAGAGCACCAGGTCGACGAGGAGCGCCGCCTCGCCTACGTCGCGTTCACGCGTGCCCGCGCCGAGCTGCTGCTCGCCGGGTCCTGGTGGCGTGACGCGACCAAGCCGCGCACACCCTCGCCGTTCCTCGTGGAGCTCGCCGAGGCCGGGATCATCAGCGACGCCGACTGGGCCGGCATCCCCGACAAGGACGAGAGCAACCCTCGGGACGAGCTGGTCCACGAGGCGCTCTGGCCGCGGGCGGAGCGTGGAGCGTCCGGTGCCGACGCCGTCGGGCCCCCCGACGATGCCGTGGCGACCGGTCCGGACGGGGCCGGACCGCGCGCACGCGAGCTCGTGCGGGCCGCCGCGGACAGGGTCAGGGCGCAGATCGACGCACGGGTGTCCCGTGCGGGAGACGGCTGGGTGTCGGAGGGGCGTGTGCCGCTGCTCGACGCGTCCGGCACGGACCTGCGCGAGCTCGCGCGCATCCTGCTCGAGGAACGCGACCGCCGCGACGCCCGGAGCAGCGAGATCACGTTCCCCGCGCACATCTCGGCGTCGGGGCTCGTGCGTCTTGCTGCGGACCGCGACGAGTACGCGCTGCACCTGCGACGTCCCGTGCCCGCGCAGCCCACGGTGCACGCGCGCCGCGGCACGCAGTTCCACCTGTGGGCCGAGCAGTACTTCACGTCGTCGTCGCTGCTCGACGTCGACGACCTGCCCGGGGCCGACGACGAGGACATCTCGCCGGACCTGGACCTCGACGCGCTCCAGCAGACGTTCCTCGCCTCGGAGTGGGCGGGGCGCACCCCGCTCGCCGTGGAGGTCGACGTCGAGACACCCGTGGGCGGCATCATGTTCCGCTCGCGCATCGACGCGGTCTTCCCCGAGGGCCCCGAGCACGCGGGAGGTGCGACGGACGCCGTCGTGGTCGTGGACTGGAAGACGGGCAAGGCACCGCGCGACGCCGAGGCCCGGCGCACGCGCGAGGTCCAGCTCGCGGTCTACCGGCTCGCGTGGTCGCGCTGGTCCGGGCTGCCGGTCGACAAGGTCAACGCGGCGTTCTACTACCTGGGCTCGGACGAGACCGTGCGCCCCGAGCGGCTGCTGGACGCGGACGAGCTGGAGGCGCTGGTCGCGGGGAGTGGCGCATGA